The following is a genomic window from Clostridium fungisolvens.
ATTACCCAATTCTCATATATTCTTCTTTTATTAATTCAGCAAACTCTGGCTTTTGTTTTGATACTCCAGCTAAATACATTATTACATTACCTGGATATACAACCTTATTTTCTAGTTTTGTATACTCCAAGGAGCGTCTTATCAGGGATATAACACAACTTTCATTGTGATTTTCATTGCAATTCTTGCATAATCTACATGTATTAGCTATGCTACTAGCAATGACTTTTTCATCATAATACTTGAAATCATTTTTAGGTATTAAGTTTTCTCCATCAGGTATTGCATATGTAGAATTATCTTTACTTTTCTTTGCTACATACTCAACAAAGCCAATATTACACATTCTATAGTTACACTTGTCAGTTCCCTTATGACAGCAATCATTACATATTTCTTTAACACTTCTTTCAACATTATTTAAATAATCCATATTATATTCCCCTTCTTTGCGTTACCTTATTTAAATAAAAATTTCTTCAACCAATATTTACTTAAACTTCACAATTTATTAGAGACTATAACCGCTAGACGCAATCATAGTCTCTAATATTATATAAATTTAGAATATTACTTTTTTAGTAAATAACTTACTAATGCTTTATTACCTTCAATACATCCTCCACAGCCAGTACCTATCTTAGTAACAGCTTGTACTTCTTCAAAAGATTTTGCACCATTCTTTACAGCAGCAACTATATCTTGTGCAGTAACCTTAAAGCATCCACATACAATTTGGTTCTCATCTATTTTCTTTTTAATTATTAATTCATTCACCAATTCTTTATTACCATTAATACACTTACCACAACCGGTACCTACCTTTGTAACTTGTTGTACTTCTTCAAAGGATTTAGCTCCATTTTTAACTGCATTATTTAGATCTTGTAAAGTAACGTTATAACATCCACATACTACTTTGTTTTCCATTCTATCTTCTCCTTTAGATTTAAAAAATTTTGAAATTAATGATTTTATCATTGTTTTTATCTCCCTGTTTAAAATAATTTAATGTACTATTTAGCTATATATAAATTTAAATTTATATCTTATATTATTGTTCCTTTTTAAGCTTCTATAATTTTTATAGTTTCAGTTTGTTATAAAAATGATTATGCTTATGTATATATTAAGCTTTTAGTATTACTAGATAGTATATTACTAATTAGTAGCATATCCTCAGAATAAAAGGTGTATCTTGTTATACACCTTGCAATTTCTTTAATATACTAATTAAAGTTTCTTTTTCACTTTGAGATAATTCACTTAATATCTCATTTATATTTTCTACATGCTTAGGAAATATATCGCTCATAAGCTTCTTTCCTTTTTCTGTAATACTAATCAAATTAACTCGTCTGTCATTTGGGTCACTACATCTCGTAACAAGTCCATCCTTAGCTAAATTATCTATGACAACAGTCATATTACCTCCAGTAGCTAGAATTTTTTCAAGAATTTCAGAGATTCTTAAATCACCTTTATGATACAAGAGCTCAAGAACACCAAATTGAGAAAATGTCAATCCTCCCTCTTTGATTATTTTTAGTTCTTTTTTATGTACATGTTGAGTTCCTCTGTTTAATGCTATTACAACCTTTAAATTTAAATCATTGAGTTTACCATATGACATCTTATTTTTATCCATGTGATTGATTATATTACTAATTAGTAATATAGTCAATCATCTTTTACAGATTTTTAATTTTTACCCCATACTCCTCTTACTCGCTTTAATTCAATATTTTCCTATTTTAGCTAATGTTAGGCTCAATACAAACTGCATATTTTAATAAATTGCTCACTTTTCAATGTTATAAGTAAACTTTAATGACCTTTAGTAAAATAAAACATGCCAGCATCTGTTCTACTCAATGCTGGCATAACATTTTTAACAACACCTTATTTATACATCCAATAAAATCCATACATACAAATACTTAATATAAAGCATAATTAGAATTTGATTTTCAACTTAAGCCTGAATGTCTTTATCTCATAAGGTTTTATTTCAAAACTAAAGTTCCCATCCTCTATACTAATTTCTTTAAGATCATTTTCCATCAAGTCACATTCAAATATACTCTTAAATACATTCAAAGTACTACACTTTACTTTTGTCCTCTTATTATGATACTCATACATTCTTACTATAACATCTTCGCTTCTCTCAGCTTGCTTTACTACCTCTACAATTACATTTTCTTTATCAACACTGAAAAATGACATTTGTAGCGGTAACTTTCCACTATGAGCTTCCTCCACCTTTGTAGTAAGAGGACTATTAAGATTATATGCCATTTGAGCTGTACCAGCTTCCTTAAAGTCTCCACTATGTGGATAAAGAGAGTAGGTAAACTTGTGTATTTCTCTATCTGCATCAATATTAGGATATGAAGGAGATTTCAAAAGTGACAATCTCATCACAGAATCTTTTATATCATGACCATACTTACAATCATTCAAAAGACTTACACCGTATCCTCCCTCAGATAAATCAGCCCATTTATGTGCGCATACTTCAAAACGAGCATAATCCCAGCTGGTATTCCAATGAGTAGGTCTTTCTACATTTCCATACTGTATCTCATAGGTAGCCTTATCGCCATGAACATCCACTGGAAA
Proteins encoded in this region:
- a CDS encoding MarR family winged helix-turn-helix transcriptional regulator codes for the protein MDKNKMSYGKLNDLNLKVVIALNRGTQHVHKKELKIIKEGGLTFSQFGVLELLYHKGDLRISEILEKILATGGNMTVVIDNLAKDGLVTRCSDPNDRRVNLISITEKGKKLMSDIFPKHVENINEILSELSQSEKETLISILKKLQGV
- a CDS encoding (2Fe-2S)-binding protein, with translation MIKSLISKFFKSKGEDRMENKVVCGCYNVTLQDLNNAVKNGAKSFEEVQQVTKVGTGCGKCINGNKELVNELIIKKKIDENQIVCGCFKVTAQDIVAAVKNGAKSFEEVQAVTKIGTGCGGCIEGNKALVSYLLKK